One genomic segment of Thalassospiraceae bacterium LMO-SO8 includes these proteins:
- a CDS encoding MerR family DNA-binding transcriptional regulator, protein MALDQTQPTFGIAELAREFGITTRAIRFYEDKGLLTPARDGQRRVYGPRDHVRLRLIMRGKRLGFSLDEIREMIDLYDVDPSEVSQLKLFIGKLQLRREQLRIQQEDIAETLAELDRLEAQSQDLLTQREQPRTKAAG, encoded by the coding sequence ATGGCACTGGACCAGACACAACCGACCTTCGGCATCGCCGAACTGGCCCGCGAATTCGGGATCACCACCCGCGCGATCCGGTTCTACGAGGACAAGGGGCTGCTGACTCCGGCGCGGGACGGCCAGCGGCGCGTCTACGGCCCCCGCGACCATGTTCGCCTGCGCCTGATCATGCGCGGCAAGCGCCTGGGCTTCTCGCTCGACGAAATCCGCGAAATGATCGACCTGTACGACGTTGATCCCAGCGAGGTTTCGCAGCTCAAGCTGTTCATCGGCAAACTTCAGCTGCGGCGCGAACAACTGCGCATTCAGCAGGAAGACATTGCCGAGACCCTGGCCGAGCTGGACCGCCTGGAAGCCCAGTCGCAGGACCTGCTGACCCAACGGGAGCAGCCGCGCACCAAGGCCGCCGGCTGA